The Methanothermobacter tenebrarum genome window below encodes:
- a CDS encoding thiamine pyrophosphate-binding protein: MKCSDAIIKLLEDAGIKYVFGHPGEHVLPLYDSMRTSSIEHILLRHEQGAAHAADGYARASGEIGVCISTGGPGALNLVMGVATAYKDSIPLIVITGDIPRNQIGLNVFQEVELEKIFKPITRYTFKPRNGEETISMLKKALVYSSREPMGPIHININKDIFQEEIREDLLIEEVEYSPMRDYTSMGEAISLLESSKRPLIVAGAGVLWSRAEDDLRELIEAHNIPVATTYPARGVIGEDHPLCLGMIGTRGTPTANYAGKNCDLIIALGSRISERTIIGFGDSPIIHVNIDKKTFKGDVNLQMDVKEFIEIIKSKVSSYTDWIRELKEYSTKNPPAYDDPPLLKDYPLKPSQVISRIFDLAPDAIVVNDAGSHTTWVTLYRRVLESRSLIYSGAFGPMGYGLPASVGVGLARPGKKIILIVGDGGFQMTMQELGTIMERKLPIIICILNNSSLGIVRQWQEMEYGESYQVHLKNPDFVKLARSYNIKSFRIEKPEELDDTFSSILQMNEPILVEIKVEEEDIPLPPNFID; this comes from the coding sequence ATGAAATGTTCCGATGCTATCATAAAATTATTAGAAGACGCTGGTATAAAATATGTTTTCGGTCATCCAGGTGAACATGTATTACCCCTTTATGATTCCATGAGGACCTCAAGCATTGAACACATACTTTTAAGGCATGAACAAGGGGCTGCGCATGCAGCGGATGGGTATGCGCGCGCATCTGGGGAAATCGGCGTCTGCATATCCACAGGGGGTCCAGGTGCCCTGAATCTTGTTATGGGTGTTGCAACAGCCTATAAGGATTCCATACCATTAATCGTGATCACAGGGGATATTCCACGGAACCAGATAGGGTTAAACGTATTCCAGGAAGTTGAATTGGAGAAAATATTCAAGCCAATCACAAGATACACCTTCAAACCAAGAAATGGTGAAGAAACCATATCAATGTTGAAAAAGGCCCTAGTATATTCTAGTAGAGAACCTATGGGCCCCATCCACATTAACATAAATAAGGACATATTCCAAGAGGAGATAAGGGAAGATTTACTAATAGAGGAGGTAGAATATTCTCCCATGAGGGATTATACTAGCATGGGAGAGGCTATCAGCTTATTAGAATCGTCTAAAAGGCCTCTCATAGTTGCAGGTGCTGGTGTGCTCTGGAGTCGGGCCGAAGATGATCTCAGAGAACTTATAGAAGCCCATAATATACCAGTTGCGACAACATATCCTGCGAGAGGTGTTATAGGTGAAGATCATCCACTATGTTTGGGTATGATAGGCACGAGGGGCACTCCCACAGCTAATTATGCCGGGAAAAACTGTGACTTGATCATAGCATTAGGTTCCAGAATATCTGAAAGAACCATAATAGGGTTTGGAGATTCGCCAATAATACATGTGAATATCGACAAGAAAACATTCAAAGGCGATGTTAATCTCCAAATGGATGTTAAGGAATTCATAGAAATAATAAAATCCAAAGTGAGTTCCTATACTGATTGGATCAGAGAATTGAAGGAGTATTCGACTAAGAATCCCCCAGCATATGATGATCCGCCGCTCTTGAAAGATTATCCCCTTAAACCCAGCCAAGTTATATCCAGGATATTTGATCTGGCCCCTGATGCTATTGTAGTGAATGATGCTGGAAGCCATACAACGTGGGTTACACTTTATAGGAGGGTCTTGGAAAGCCGTTCATTAATATATTCAGGGGCGTTCGGGCCTATGGGCTATGGACTTCCAGCATCAGTTGGAGTCGGCTTGGCAAGACCCGGAAAGAAGATAATTTTGATAGTAGGTGATGGAGGTTTTCAGATGACCATGCAAGAGCTTGGGACAATAATGGAGAGGAAACTGCCTATTATAATATGCATATTGAATAATTCCAGTTTGGGTATAGTAAGGCAATGGCAGGAGATGGAGTATGGCGAAAGCTACCAAGTCCATCTTAAAAATCCGGATTTTGTTAAATTAGCAAGATCATATAATATAAAATCTTTTAGGATAGAAAAGCCAGAAGAGTTAGATGATACATTTTCAAGTATTCTTCAGATGAATGAGCCAATTTTGGTTGAAATAAAAGTTGAGGAAGAAGATATCCCATTGCCGCCAAATTTTATCGATTAA